A stretch of Amycolatopsis balhimycina FH 1894 DNA encodes these proteins:
- a CDS encoding ADP-ribosylglycohydrolase family protein: MTEEGFVEWRPDVDPEFDEKAFPGLGIPVRAIRGWAQYTAFGEPTGPRRVNEQYRPGPVWSGFPVPTTDAEKLLNYLGANWISRPEFVRALLDCEVLVPLPDGEPLVRPVPTGREIIAYSSSAKVPGRYPRRRRVTVRELLADRPSTGLTLDPGTGLVRSLTAAELGVVDDGERRPKREEPAPEAGPEVAEALPALVAEFGVEPPDLLERHLRYAVDHARDHHFELTPAECVRYLRGFAWQYRNGVRRRAGQEPEWPADLGANGLIAHVDEHAHPRPVPWTFGKFSAFGTLAGRFAWHRIVGAYVGFAIGDALGGGATGPLPMGGLTRRLLFHTDAVLRGLPPVPTGEVPATLPEPDPDGWLAVATRHAGPAPAEFSALLATALAATPTGAAAMADVDGEQYAKDVARELTGSAAGAEVTEGVDLLIALFQALLTRDAFAVPVHLRLRELGGDLAASTLALREDRDADDVTQLETIGDGRGVRSVLGRALFAAAKRGYDPEAAITLAARSGPVAGALAGAMAGARLGVPGLPAAWVAALPDLGLLDDVASDVFWYFNRNGLQTETAEHARWERRYPSGRFTPKPKGLPLRSRLRGSLLAGAIGDALGAKTEFDSIDRIRELAGPDGITDFIPAYGGAGRITDDTQMTLFTLEALIRAHAQRRRTGSADVVHSLQMAYQRWLHTQGVAWDRARGPRSDAEVPDGRLITHQELFSRRAPGLTCFGELEAYGRSGVRGTMERPVNNSKGCGGVMRAAPIALWSDDLAEVFRLGAESAALTHGHPSGYLPSGCFAVIVHELLHGKPLLEAVATARAELVKHPAHEEQSTALDAALELAEQGPPTPEKLESLGQGNVGETALSMSVYVALTTTDADSALLASVNHSGDSDSTGSVCGNLVGAMYGEDALRKSWLDRLELRDVIVGLADDALAEFGPDAPGDDRWFARYPVD, translated from the coding sequence ATGACAGAAGAGGGCTTCGTCGAGTGGCGACCCGATGTCGACCCGGAGTTCGACGAGAAGGCGTTTCCCGGCCTCGGCATCCCGGTGCGGGCGATCCGCGGCTGGGCGCAGTACACGGCGTTCGGTGAGCCGACGGGCCCGCGCCGCGTCAACGAGCAGTACCGGCCGGGTCCAGTGTGGAGCGGCTTTCCGGTGCCCACGACGGACGCCGAGAAGCTGCTGAACTACCTGGGCGCGAACTGGATCAGCCGCCCCGAGTTCGTACGCGCACTGCTGGACTGTGAAGTGCTGGTGCCGTTGCCGGACGGCGAGCCACTGGTGCGACCGGTGCCGACCGGGCGCGAGATCATCGCCTACAGCTCGTCGGCGAAGGTGCCCGGACGGTACCCGCGCCGACGGCGGGTGACGGTCCGCGAACTGCTGGCCGACCGGCCGTCGACCGGGCTGACGCTCGATCCCGGCACCGGGCTCGTCCGCAGCCTCACGGCGGCCGAGCTGGGCGTGGTCGATGACGGTGAGCGCCGTCCGAAGCGTGAAGAGCCCGCGCCGGAAGCCGGGCCCGAAGTCGCCGAAGCACTGCCCGCGCTGGTCGCGGAGTTCGGCGTCGAGCCGCCCGACCTGCTGGAACGCCACCTGCGGTACGCGGTGGACCACGCCCGCGACCACCACTTCGAGCTGACGCCCGCCGAGTGCGTCCGGTACCTGCGCGGGTTCGCCTGGCAGTACCGCAACGGCGTCCGGCGGCGGGCGGGCCAGGAGCCGGAATGGCCCGCCGACCTGGGCGCCAACGGCCTGATCGCGCACGTGGACGAGCACGCGCACCCGCGTCCGGTGCCGTGGACGTTCGGGAAGTTCTCCGCCTTCGGCACGCTCGCCGGGCGCTTCGCCTGGCACCGGATCGTCGGCGCGTACGTCGGTTTCGCGATCGGGGACGCGCTGGGCGGCGGCGCCACGGGCCCGCTGCCGATGGGCGGGCTGACGCGGCGCCTGCTGTTCCACACCGACGCGGTGCTGCGCGGCCTGCCGCCGGTGCCCACTGGCGAGGTGCCGGCCACCCTGCCCGAGCCGGACCCGGACGGCTGGCTCGCCGTCGCGACGCGGCACGCGGGTCCCGCGCCCGCCGAGTTCTCCGCGTTGCTGGCCACGGCGTTGGCCGCGACGCCGACGGGCGCGGCCGCCATGGCCGACGTCGACGGCGAGCAGTACGCGAAGGACGTCGCCCGGGAGCTGACCGGCAGCGCGGCCGGCGCGGAGGTCACCGAGGGCGTCGACCTGCTGATCGCGCTGTTCCAGGCCCTGCTCACCCGGGACGCGTTCGCGGTGCCGGTGCATCTGCGGCTGCGCGAACTGGGCGGCGACCTGGCGGCATCGACGCTGGCGTTGCGCGAGGACCGCGACGCCGACGACGTCACGCAGCTCGAAACCATCGGCGACGGCCGGGGTGTCCGGTCGGTGCTCGGCCGGGCACTGTTCGCCGCGGCCAAGCGCGGTTACGACCCGGAAGCGGCGATCACGCTCGCCGCGCGGTCCGGCCCGGTGGCCGGCGCACTCGCCGGAGCGATGGCCGGCGCACGGCTCGGCGTACCCGGGCTGCCCGCCGCGTGGGTGGCGGCCCTGCCCGACCTCGGCCTGCTCGACGACGTCGCCAGCGACGTCTTCTGGTACTTCAACCGCAACGGCCTCCAGACGGAGACCGCGGAACACGCCCGCTGGGAGCGCCGCTACCCGAGCGGCCGCTTCACCCCGAAACCGAAGGGACTTCCCTTGCGATCGCGACTGCGGGGCAGCCTGCTGGCCGGGGCGATCGGCGACGCGCTGGGCGCGAAGACGGAGTTCGACTCGATCGACCGGATCCGCGAGCTCGCCGGGCCGGACGGCATCACCGACTTCATCCCCGCGTACGGCGGCGCCGGCCGGATCACCGACGACACGCAGATGACGCTGTTCACGCTCGAAGCGCTGATCCGGGCGCACGCCCAGCGGCGCCGGACCGGCTCCGCCGACGTCGTGCACTCGCTGCAGATGGCCTACCAGCGCTGGCTGCACACCCAGGGCGTCGCGTGGGACCGGGCCCGCGGGCCGCGGTCGGACGCCGAGGTGCCGGACGGCCGGCTGATCACGCACCAGGAGCTGTTCAGCCGGCGCGCACCGGGCCTGACCTGCTTCGGCGAACTGGAGGCGTACGGCCGCTCCGGCGTCCGGGGCACGATGGAACGGCCGGTGAACAACTCGAAAGGCTGCGGCGGCGTCATGCGGGCGGCGCCGATCGCGCTGTGGTCCGACGACCTCGCCGAGGTGTTCCGGCTCGGCGCCGAGAGCGCGGCGCTGACCCACGGTCACCCGAGCGGGTATTTGCCGTCGGGGTGCTTCGCGGTGATCGTGCACGAGCTGCTGCACGGAAAGCCGCTGCTCGAGGCGGTCGCGACCGCACGGGCCGAGCTCGTGAAGCACCCGGCGCACGAAGAACAGAGCACGGCGCTCGACGCGGCGCTGGAGCTGGCGGAACAGGGGCCGCCGACGCCGGAGAAGCTGGAATCGCTGGGACAGGGCAACGTCGGCGAGACGGCGTTGTCGATGTCGGTGTACGTCGCGCTGACCACCACGGACGCCGACTCGGCGTTGCTCGCGTCGGTCAACCACAGCGGCGACAGCGACTCGACCGGCTCGGTCTGCGGCAACCTCGTCGGCGCGATGTACGGCGAGGACGCCCTGCGGAAGAGCTGGCTGGACCGGCTGGAGCTCCGCGATGTCATCGTCGGCCTGGCGGACGACGCGCTCGCCGAGTTCGGCCCGGATGCGCCGGGCGACGACCGGTGGTTCGCTCGGTACCCGGTCGACTAG
- a CDS encoding TNT domain-containing protein produces MRNRVEVAERPDGLYATWGEGTFRAQRSTTDGTVLLSVLPEEEAPEGFDKEFDGRPARVVPASEVPSTFTLRTFGEYDGEIFEVAPGDRPELTLRWVRDDAARAAQLGLTDFSVTVPAKQVSALWQARQDFTETPEARPQPGTGDQNALLRAIGRTLLHTVPGGWARVGAQFRQVGDYAEIEVRAVGDEDGPVSVSLPAVPRLGGLFARLRAAMYQPEAGTWFQGTFTLDSASQFDFDFDADREPDWRVPPNDGGRPSTAAYELELATFPRTPKQLPAWLTAKAGLPLDVVFRHARVADSHVEGERPVVNRPPVPPDQVRGLLDYLFRAPVALHRPAPLPDIFGAPGVPPDVPNAFHTDGTWIWSAAVPHYLRKYGVPPEPELVEQARAMNWRPPFVGELVRATAEAEVLGQPRPPQTTADLPDDRALTRVARGEQVRNLRGAETLELLQQRLAEHGVPATAYRIGADEIPDEGVWTLRRAENGWEVSRPPADEPVAFGSLGDAARFLLGVLLMMPPQPAEESDQPADWPVLPLRGEPPLNFYRGKRLIVLSPGTTVVRFGNETGNLVHADGTRFAEASLAFEREREKRLYRVQRSLRVLTGVMAPWSAMPGGAVAYLLPRPLAQHVETGALSRQ; encoded by the coding sequence GTGCGTAACCGGGTTGAAGTGGCCGAACGCCCGGACGGCCTGTATGCGACATGGGGTGAGGGGACCTTCCGCGCGCAGCGGTCGACCACGGACGGCACTGTGCTGCTGTCCGTGCTGCCGGAGGAAGAGGCGCCGGAGGGCTTCGACAAGGAGTTCGACGGCCGTCCGGCGCGGGTCGTGCCGGCGAGCGAGGTGCCGTCGACGTTCACGCTGCGCACCTTCGGCGAGTACGACGGCGAGATCTTCGAGGTCGCGCCGGGCGACCGGCCGGAGCTGACGTTGCGCTGGGTCCGCGACGACGCCGCCCGCGCGGCGCAGCTGGGGTTGACGGACTTCTCGGTCACGGTGCCCGCCAAGCAGGTCAGCGCACTGTGGCAGGCGCGGCAGGACTTCACCGAGACACCGGAGGCGCGGCCGCAGCCGGGCACCGGCGACCAGAACGCGCTGCTGCGCGCGATCGGCCGGACGCTGCTGCACACCGTGCCCGGCGGCTGGGCGCGGGTCGGCGCGCAGTTCCGCCAGGTCGGCGACTACGCGGAGATCGAGGTCCGCGCGGTCGGCGACGAGGACGGCCCGGTGTCGGTGTCACTGCCCGCGGTGCCCCGCCTCGGCGGGCTCTTCGCGCGGCTGCGGGCGGCGATGTACCAGCCCGAAGCCGGGACGTGGTTCCAGGGCACGTTCACACTCGACTCGGCGTCGCAGTTCGACTTCGACTTCGACGCCGACCGCGAGCCGGACTGGCGGGTGCCGCCCAACGACGGCGGCCGCCCGTCGACCGCCGCCTACGAGCTGGAGCTGGCGACCTTCCCGCGGACGCCGAAGCAGCTGCCGGCGTGGCTGACCGCGAAGGCGGGGCTCCCGCTGGACGTCGTGTTCCGGCACGCGCGGGTCGCCGACTCGCACGTCGAGGGGGAGCGCCCGGTCGTCAACCGGCCGCCGGTGCCGCCGGACCAGGTCCGCGGCCTGCTCGACTACCTGTTCCGCGCGCCGGTGGCGCTGCACCGGCCCGCACCGCTGCCGGACATCTTCGGCGCGCCGGGCGTGCCGCCGGACGTGCCGAACGCGTTCCACACCGACGGCACCTGGATCTGGTCCGCCGCCGTGCCGCACTACCTGCGCAAGTACGGGGTGCCGCCGGAACCGGAACTGGTCGAGCAGGCGCGGGCGATGAACTGGCGGCCGCCGTTCGTCGGCGAGCTCGTCCGCGCGACGGCGGAGGCGGAGGTCCTCGGCCAGCCGCGGCCGCCGCAGACGACCGCCGACCTGCCGGACGACCGGGCGCTGACCCGTGTCGCCCGCGGTGAGCAAGTCCGGAACCTGCGGGGCGCGGAGACCCTGGAGCTGCTCCAGCAGCGGCTCGCCGAGCACGGCGTGCCGGCCACGGCGTACCGGATCGGCGCCGACGAGATCCCCGACGAAGGCGTGTGGACACTGCGCCGCGCGGAGAACGGCTGGGAGGTTTCCCGGCCGCCCGCCGACGAACCGGTGGCGTTCGGCTCGCTCGGCGACGCGGCCCGGTTCCTCCTCGGCGTGCTGCTGATGATGCCGCCACAACCGGCGGAAGAGTCCGACCAGCCCGCCGACTGGCCGGTCCTGCCGCTGCGCGGCGAACCGCCGTTGAACTTCTACCGCGGCAAGCGCCTGATCGTGCTCTCGCCGGGGACGACGGTCGTCCGGTTCGGCAACGAGACCGGCAACCTGGTCCACGCGGACGGGACGCGGTTCGCCGAGGCGTCGCTGGCGTTCGAGCGCGAGCGGGAGAAGCGGCTCTACCGGGTGCAGCGGTCGCTGCGGGTGCTGACCGGCGTGATGGCGCCGTGGAGCGCGATGCCGGGCGGCGCGGTCGCCTACCTGCTGCCGCGGCCGCTCGCCCAGCACGTCGAAACGGGCGCCCTCAGCAGGCAGTGA
- a CDS encoding class I SAM-dependent methyltransferase, with protein MTSIELLADALAAHRAGDRDQAAELAAQAGRAGSSLAAELRTYLAGDGSAPVYDQPSAFTAFIRGGGNVALYRALSAALASRYDAAKPESLLDLGCGDGLAVVPALEQASHLPPRIDLVEPSAALLEGVHERVPSAQCWQSTAQDFLARDDLGWDFVQSTFALQSIEPEQRGEVLRALQRRTGTLVLAEFDVPEFAEGSPEHLRSLVERYERGVAEYGDDARLVAQGFLLPVLLGIVDGQQRTNWEHPAAGWVEQLKTAGFTEVGVEPLADYWWSPAVLITAC; from the coding sequence ATGACCTCGATCGAGCTGCTCGCCGACGCCCTCGCCGCCCACCGCGCCGGTGACCGCGACCAGGCCGCCGAACTCGCCGCCCAGGCCGGCCGCGCCGGCTCGTCGCTGGCCGCCGAACTGCGGACCTACCTGGCCGGGGACGGCTCGGCGCCGGTGTACGACCAGCCGAGCGCGTTCACGGCGTTCATCCGCGGCGGCGGCAACGTCGCGCTGTACCGGGCGCTGAGCGCCGCACTGGCCTCCCGCTACGACGCCGCGAAGCCGGAGTCGCTGCTGGACCTGGGCTGCGGTGACGGCCTCGCCGTCGTGCCCGCGCTGGAGCAGGCGTCGCACCTCCCGCCGCGGATCGACCTGGTCGAACCGTCGGCCGCGCTGCTCGAGGGCGTCCACGAGCGGGTGCCGTCGGCCCAGTGCTGGCAGTCGACCGCGCAGGACTTCCTGGCCCGCGACGACCTCGGCTGGGACTTCGTCCAGTCGACGTTCGCGCTGCAGTCCATCGAGCCGGAGCAGCGCGGGGAGGTCCTTCGCGCGCTTCAGCGGCGTACGGGCACGCTCGTGCTTGCCGAGTTCGACGTCCCGGAGTTCGCCGAAGGCTCGCCGGAGCACCTTCGCTCGCTCGTCGAGCGCTACGAGCGCGGCGTCGCCGAGTACGGGGACGACGCCAGGCTGGTCGCGCAGGGGTTCCTGCTGCCGGTCCTGCTCGGGATCGTCGACGGGCAGCAGCGGACGAACTGGGAGCACCCGGCCGCCGGCTGGGTCGAGCAGCTGAAGACGGCGGGCTTCACCGAGGTCGGCGTCGAACCGCTCGCCGACTACTGGTGGTCGCCCGCCGTCCTGATCACTGCCTGCTGA
- a CDS encoding sensor histidine kinase, whose amino-acid sequence MAGGGSFLVALLKRGAPAIASATSELPDEIADPAPMHALRRISRMSGPIDPTERDTLLLRATRYVVLIPLGFRLLAVPGQFGVFVFQHGVTGLVPVGVFTLLSVLLNLVGFRWMFRSAPFRGRDAGKLLAVDLVFTVLSPLVLALTVPVEAYFDALAVSSAHLFGEVGLLTLALGVPTGLVFGLAAFPLRMLANWLNTGRFHLGPALSTFSALLVEMFLATAALLLTGLGTRLALAYGTRNGRLAERAQQHRMLHDTVLQTLEAMALSDTPNATSNAEERLVEMQRLARAQAMEIRQTIESAASERAEAGARPLGEKLATLAAEMARDGLRAQLVVAELDDDTLSEVRQIAIRDAVREAMRNTMKHSGTDRVVVRVEERDGGIAVITRDHGSGFSAADHPAGFGISESITARLAEVGGTSLVESGLAGGGTRVTLWVPF is encoded by the coding sequence GTGGCCGGCGGGGGCAGCTTCCTGGTAGCGCTGCTGAAGCGCGGCGCCCCGGCGATCGCCTCCGCCACGAGTGAGCTGCCCGACGAAATCGCCGACCCCGCTCCGATGCACGCGCTCCGGCGGATTTCGCGGATGTCCGGCCCGATCGACCCCACTGAGCGCGACACCCTGCTCCTGCGCGCGACCCGGTACGTCGTGCTCATCCCGCTGGGCTTCCGGCTGCTCGCCGTGCCCGGCCAGTTCGGCGTCTTCGTCTTCCAGCACGGGGTGACCGGGCTGGTGCCGGTCGGGGTGTTCACCCTGCTGTCGGTGCTGCTGAACCTGGTCGGCTTCCGCTGGATGTTCCGCTCGGCGCCGTTCCGCGGGCGGGACGCCGGGAAGCTCCTGGCCGTCGACCTGGTCTTCACGGTGCTCTCGCCGCTGGTCCTCGCGCTGACCGTGCCGGTGGAGGCGTACTTCGACGCGCTCGCGGTGAGCAGCGCCCACCTGTTCGGCGAGGTCGGGCTGCTGACGCTCGCGCTGGGCGTCCCGACCGGACTGGTGTTCGGGCTGGCCGCCTTCCCGCTGCGGATGCTGGCGAACTGGCTGAACACCGGCCGGTTCCACCTCGGGCCGGCGCTCTCGACGTTCTCCGCGCTGCTCGTGGAGATGTTCCTGGCCACCGCCGCGCTGCTGCTGACCGGGCTCGGGACGCGCTTGGCCCTGGCCTACGGCACCCGCAACGGACGGCTCGCCGAGCGTGCCCAGCAGCACCGGATGCTGCACGACACCGTGCTGCAGACGCTGGAGGCGATGGCGCTCTCCGACACTCCGAACGCCACCTCGAACGCGGAGGAGAGGCTGGTCGAGATGCAACGGCTCGCGCGGGCGCAGGCGATGGAGATCCGGCAGACGATCGAGTCGGCGGCGTCCGAGCGGGCCGAGGCCGGCGCCCGGCCACTGGGCGAGAAGCTCGCCACACTGGCCGCCGAGATGGCTCGCGATGGGCTGCGTGCCCAGCTCGTGGTGGCGGAGCTGGACGACGACACGCTGTCGGAGGTCCGGCAGATCGCGATCCGCGACGCCGTCCGCGAGGCGATGCGGAACACGATGAAGCACTCCGGCACCGACCGGGTCGTGGTCCGCGTCGAGGAGCGCGACGGCGGGATCGCGGTGATCACCCGCGACCACGGGAGCGGGTTCAGCGCGGCCGACCACCCGGCCGGGTTCGGCATCAGCGAGTCGATCACCGCGCGGCTGGCCGAGGTCGGCGGGACGTCGCTGGTCGAGTCGGGACTCGCCGGAGGTGGCACGCGGGTGACGTTGTGGGTCCCGTTCTGA
- a CDS encoding CCA tRNA nucleotidyltransferase, whose amino-acid sequence MNDVVDKQVVELMQVSPLAEELAERFAGAGHRLYLVGGSVRDALLGRQSGDLDFTTDARPDRVLKIVSGWGDAVWDVGIAFGTVGVTKKGMQLEITTFRADTYDRVGRNPEVTFGDSIEGDLLRRDFTVNAMAVELASKTFIDPHDGLGALREKVLDTPATPQESFADDPLRMLRAGRFAAQLGFTAAPRVIDAMTSMAGEIDRITAERVQAELSKLLLAADPQPGLELLVGTGLADRVLPEVPGMRLAIDEHHQHKDVYQHSLTVLAQAIDLEKTHEPTSEPDLVLRLAALLHDAGKPATREFQPGGGVSFHHHEVVGARMARKRLRALKYSKEIIDDVSQLVFLHLRFHGYGKGEWTDSAVRRYVTDAGPLLTRLHKLVRADCTTRNRRKAAALQATYDDLEARIAALRAKEDLDRVRPDLNGEQIMELLGLQPGPDVGKAWKFLKELRLDRGPLEHDEAVAELKKWAAENGIGGV is encoded by the coding sequence GTGAACGACGTGGTCGACAAGCAGGTGGTGGAGCTGATGCAGGTCTCCCCCCTGGCGGAGGAGCTGGCGGAGCGGTTCGCCGGCGCGGGCCACCGCCTGTACCTCGTGGGCGGCAGCGTGCGCGACGCGCTGCTGGGCCGTCAGTCCGGTGACCTCGACTTCACCACGGACGCCCGGCCGGACCGGGTCCTGAAGATCGTCAGCGGGTGGGGCGACGCGGTCTGGGACGTCGGCATCGCGTTCGGCACGGTCGGCGTGACGAAGAAGGGCATGCAGCTCGAGATCACGACGTTCCGCGCCGACACCTACGACCGGGTCGGCCGCAACCCCGAGGTCACCTTCGGCGACAGCATCGAGGGCGACCTGCTGCGCCGCGACTTCACGGTCAACGCGATGGCCGTCGAGCTGGCGTCGAAGACGTTCATCGACCCCCACGACGGGCTGGGCGCGCTGCGGGAGAAGGTCCTGGACACGCCGGCGACGCCGCAGGAGTCGTTCGCCGACGACCCGCTGCGGATGCTGCGTGCCGGCCGCTTCGCCGCGCAACTGGGCTTCACCGCCGCGCCGCGCGTGATCGACGCGATGACGTCGATGGCGGGCGAGATCGACCGGATCACCGCCGAGCGCGTCCAGGCCGAGCTGTCGAAGCTGCTGCTCGCGGCCGACCCGCAGCCGGGACTGGAGCTGCTGGTCGGCACCGGGCTGGCCGACCGGGTGCTGCCCGAGGTGCCCGGGATGCGGCTGGCCATCGACGAGCACCACCAGCACAAGGACGTCTACCAGCACTCGCTGACCGTGCTGGCCCAGGCGATCGACCTGGAGAAGACGCACGAGCCGACGTCGGAACCCGACCTGGTCCTTCGGCTCGCGGCGCTGCTGCACGACGCCGGCAAGCCGGCGACCCGGGAGTTCCAGCCGGGTGGTGGCGTGAGCTTCCACCACCACGAGGTGGTCGGCGCGCGGATGGCCCGCAAACGTTTGCGGGCGCTGAAGTACTCGAAGGAGATCATCGACGACGTCTCCCAGCTCGTCTTCCTCCACCTGCGGTTCCACGGGTACGGCAAGGGCGAGTGGACGGACTCGGCGGTGCGCCGGTACGTGACCGACGCCGGTCCGCTGCTCACCCGGCTGCACAAGCTCGTCCGCGCCGACTGCACCACGCGCAACCGCCGGAAGGCGGCCGCGCTGCAGGCGACCTACGACGACCTCGAGGCCCGGATCGCCGCGCTCAGGGCCAAGGAGGACCTCGACCGCGTGCGGCCGGACCTCAACGGCGAGCAGATCATGGAGCTGCTCGGCCTCCAGCCGGGGCCGGACGTCGGGAAGGCCTGGAAGTTCCTCAAGGAGCTGCGGCTGGACCGCGGGCCGCTGGAGCACGACGAGGCCGTCGCCGAGCTGAAGAAGTGGGCCGCGGAAAACGGCATAGGGGGCGTCTGA
- a CDS encoding NUDIX hydrolase, whose product MSGSAGRPGASKPRRRRRRQRGRRLTTVDETSAGGLVVDAEREQAVLIGRLDRHGRLLWSLPKGHIEDGETVEETAVREVKEETGISARVTRPLGTIDYWFVAEKRRIHKTVHHFLLEALGGELSDEDVEVTEVAWVPLAELETKLAYSDERKLVRKANQMLKELFARPDVHGLDEHAPEGAPE is encoded by the coding sequence ATGTCTGGATCAGCCGGCCGCCCCGGCGCCTCGAAACCGCGCAGGCGGCGGAGGCGTCAGCGCGGCAGGCGCCTGACCACGGTCGACGAGACGTCGGCCGGCGGCCTCGTGGTGGACGCGGAGCGCGAACAGGCGGTGCTGATCGGCCGGCTCGACCGGCACGGCAGACTGCTGTGGTCGCTGCCCAAGGGCCACATCGAGGACGGTGAAACGGTGGAAGAGACGGCCGTGCGCGAGGTGAAGGAGGAAACCGGCATCTCCGCGCGCGTCACGCGTCCGCTGGGCACCATCGACTACTGGTTCGTGGCCGAGAAGCGGCGCATCCACAAGACCGTGCACCACTTCCTGCTCGAAGCGCTCGGCGGTGAGCTGTCCGACGAGGACGTCGAGGTCACCGAGGTGGCCTGGGTTCCGCTGGCCGAGCTGGAGACCAAACTCGCCTACTCCGACGAGCGCAAGCTCGTCCGGAAGGCCAATCAGATGCTCAAGGAACTTTTCGCGCGCCCGGACGTCCACGGACTAGACGAGCACGCCCCTGAGGGAGCCCCCGAGTGA